The genomic stretch CTGAAGAAAATCACGACGGAACCATcgtaagaaagaaagaagaaagagaggtgGGATAGAAGGGTAATTTCGCACCGTATCCGCCCCGTTCGTTGAGCTTGGCCTGAACGATCATGGTGGAGATGAACTGGGAAGCTTCTCGAGCTTCCTCAACGAGTCGCTGGATCTCCAACTCGGACGATACGCTCCTGTTCTCTTCGAACTTCTTCCGAATCTCCAACGCAGACTGAGTCAGCATCACCGAGTCGCCCGCGAACGATTTCCGAGTCGCTTTCAGCAGCTCTCGGTACGCACCCAGCGCTGCAGCTCccctcattttctcttcttctctcagaCGAGTATGGTACGAAGGGAGTTATATGATGCTCGGGCAGCATATCACGCGTGATACGCTGGCACTCacgaattgtacacgtggcatactttATTTTgtattaaaccgactaaattggcTTATCTGAGTTCCATACATAAACTCAGTTCTCCTGACATGGCTTCACTCTTTAGCTGGGCCACGTGTACAAAAGCGATGGACAGTTGAATGGTGAACtgaccggacgcggattagatacttaccCAGATTCGCtattaaagtgacgtcaccaagttgcgTGGGCATATGTTtctttatctacgccgtccatccgtttggaggGATCATTTCAGGCAACATGaaaagaggtatctttcactcagtcgaCCACgaccacttgagctatagatgGGTGTGTGGTGAGATCTATTatggctttggatctgcctcattctttggttcgtaCCCTCAAATGATATCTCCATAGGTATTTAGTAGCAAATCTCACtgctgaagtaacgtcaccacattatgtgggctccaccatgatgtatgtgttgtatccacactgttcatctatttggagaaaTCAATttacttccaataccatccaatcccttccaatccgaccggccaaacgggcctaTGGGGTAACCGAGGATCCGGACTCAGACTAACGAGTTCCAACGTCTAAATTCGAAGTACACGCAATCCTGCAGAGAATCATTTGAGAAAGCTCATGTACACCATGGGTGCACTGACGATCTTGACGTGCCGTGGTGCTTTAGAGACGTGGAAGGTCAGATCCTTGATCTGGGTCCACCATTAGGTTCGGTCCACTATTCATGGACTACCATGAAAAGTACATTTTAATGGGAGGATGCTACACTTCCAAACATCTGCCTCCCTATTTATAACCGTCTGGCACTCacgaattgtacacgtggcatactttATTTTgtattaaaccgactaaattggcTTATCTGAGTTCCATACATAAACTCAGTTCTCCTGACATGGCTTCACTCTTTAGCTGGGCCACGTGTACAAAAGCGATGGACAGTTGAATGGTGAACtgaccggacgcggattagatacttaccCAGATTCGCtattaaagtgacgtcaccaagttgcgTGGGCATATGTTtctttatctacgccgtccatccgtttggaggGATCATTTCAGGCAACATGaaaagaggtatctttcactcagtcgaCCACgaccacttgagctatagatgGGTGTGTGGTGAGATCTATTatggctttggatctgcctcattctttggttcgtaCCCTCAAATGATATCTCCATAGGTATTTAGTAGCAAATCTCACtgctgaagtaacgtcaccacattatgtgggctccaccatgatgtatgtgttgtatccacactgttcatctatttggagaaatcaatttaggtcatgaaacaaagaatgaatcaaatccaaagctcaagtaaacccactacagaaaatagtggagattgagtgcctaccattaaaaacttctttgggccacagaggtttttgatcaagctgatattcttgtttttccttattccatgtctgtgttaacttataaacaaattggatatcaaataaacatcatggtagtcctaagaaggtttcaatggtggacgtcattgttcccactgttttctgtggtgaggtacacttgaactttggatctgcctcaatctttggctcctgccctaaaatgatctatccaaatggatggatggtgtggatacaacacaaacttcatggtgggggctcacatacaccatggtggtgacgtcacttgagcAGCTACGTACGCTACTGTCGGTTTCAGTAGCCAATCAGCGTACACGTGCATGATTGGCCCTCTGAGTCATGAATCTTAGGGCTGTGAGTGGGTTGAGTTCGGGACAGAcagaatcaaaattttgaataggtccaGCAAGGCCATcctaaacagttcaaaatcccgGCCAAAGCTAACCCCAGGCCTGACCGTTGACAGCcctgctgaaagatggaccgactGTGTGGGCCCATGGGATCTGATGGTCTACACACTCTTGAGACCTTCACGAAAGCTGGAGATGGGCGGCTCACGCTCAGTGGTCCGCGTAACCACTACttagcccgttgacagccctactgaAATAGTAGGACTGAATGGGTGAGCCCATGGGATGAGACCTTCGTGAAAGCTAAAGATAGACCGTGCACATCTAGGTCCATGTAACCACTACAGAAACAAAGATCTAATCACCCTTTTGATTATACAGTTAAGATAGTTTCAGATTACAATCAATGACTCTGATCACATAAAAAAATTAGCCAAATGAACAAAATTTATGGCTATAAtatctctcccttcttcttctcttttttttatagGGAAGGGTTGGAAATTTGAAGCTGAAAATTATAATAGAGAAACCAAAAAAAGGGTATATAAAGGAAAACTTGTGTGATACCTACCCACCAGTGGTAGCCCACAAGGGGGCCCATGTCCAACACCTAGTCCTAATGAAAATTTAAAACGTGGGCGTCTACACAATCCAATGAACTTCTCGCCGTCAAATGTCAGTAGTTGCCTCTTTTTTTAGTTCAATCAGGCATTTCACCTTCCACAACTGTTGTGATCAAACCAGTACATATCGCCAGATAAATATCCGTGTCGCCCATAAATGGTACAGGTGTATCAGCCACAGTTCAGCACGAAACAGCCTAATACATGGTGACATAACACTCATacaataaccaaaaaaaaaaaaaagcggcaTAGATTCTCCACTTTCAAGCTAATCTGTCAAGAAATGGAAATTCAATGTATCTGAGCGAAAATAAAGCGACACTGGACTGTTAATCCATGGAAAACTGCACTACAAACCAAACACAAGAATTTCACCATGGAATAGACAGTTTTCCATATCCTGCAGATTGTTATACCACATGAAAACTGTCAatgctgataaaaaaaaaaatctacaccTGCCTTTTTTcagaaattattaaaaaaaagtaAAGAATGATCACAATCCGGTATTACCAAAGGTGAACGGGACACCATCTTTCAGCAGCAATCAATCAATAGAATCCGCCTCTGCAAACAACACAAGAAAACATCGGCCCAACACTGGCCAAAGTCTCACTCTCATTTACACCAGCCAATATACAAGTGTCTCATGCCAGCATCGCATTTATGGTGTTATAATCCATATGATAGACTCATGAAAATTAACACAGCTCATTTCACCTTATTCTGAGTATGTTTATAGTGATTACGCACTTCAAGTCAAAACAGACTTGATTTACGGCAGAATGGCAATAGCCTGATAtggtttttcttcatttcaaccaaaTGCCATTCAAGCAGCTGCGTGCGGGACATCCGTATCTTGTTTTGTATAGACCCACATGGCAATATTCAGGTTATATGTCATTCGGGACCCATGAAGAAGACTCAGCCTTAACAGTCCATAAGTGCATTGCATCTAAAGTACAGCTGTCCAGATTTTTCGCTACGTCACAATCACCTCAGAAACCACGACTGATGAACATCCCCAGAACTTACACATCTGTGCTACATCAGGCATGCACCATGAAGATGAGAGGGAATGCAAATAGCATTCCTCTTTTGGGTTCAGCTCACTCAACTACAGACAGTTTAATAACTTCTATAATCCTTGAAGAGTCTATGCTGAATCGCTGATAGTTTTGTAAAGTCTATGCTAGTTTTCATTATTAAGGgcaaaaagaaaagacaaaaggGCCACCCAGTGATAATACTGATATTTATTATTCCCAGAAGAAATGAATAGATAACAATAAACACTGAATAGAGCACTTGGACGAAAGCAAAGCAACGAGAAATGaacagaaaaaagagaaaaataactGTAACTTTTGTTACTGGTAATGTGACAGGAATAGCTCACAGAAATTGTGAAGAGTGTAAGAGATACATATTTCTATCACTTTCACACTGGAAACTGTTTTCAAGACATAAGATAGCAGCGGGGCTTCCAAAGCCCATTTAATGTAGTCGGGGCTTGCGGCAGCATGGGAAATGCAGCCCAAAACAAATCGGATCACATCTTCCCCGCTCTTCGTGCTGCTATTCATGGCCGGGATCAGAAAGAAAGGTCATGTTTGTATCTCAACCATGCTTAGTTGCTTAGCCCATATCAACAACCTTGGTCACTGGCAGCACCCAAACGTAACCCAAGTTACCTCAGGGGAGAAACCATCCTCCAATCATGCTTCTTACGCCTGCATCTGTGATGCGTTTTTTGCTCTGAAAACGTGCTCCCACCTACTATATCCATGCGATCCGTctctgaaaattttaaaaaaccttGTTAGTGAAACTGTCGAACATGCAACAGAAAGTTAAAGCAAGCCCATGAATATGCTGAAATTTACCATAAATTCACAGATATTTGAGAAACTGTAACAATATTTTGGAATTGAAATAACAAAGTTGCTCCACAGCTGGAGGGTATTATTTGCTTCATCTAACTCAGGGCCCTTAGTTAATGCCATCCATCCCCTATTAGATAAGCTATTTCTTGAAAGAAAGACAAGAAATAAAACTTATGCAATCAATCAACTATCTACTTTGAATGTAAAATTACAGAAAAATAACACCAAAGGTCAGGAAATGATGTGCTGCTAGCTGGACCACACTTACTCACCGATTATCTCGgggaaaaaagtgaaaaaaataaaataaatccatcTGTACTATTAAacacttcactttctttttttttcttttatcttttcgcATTGCCAACAAATTTGTCATTTCTTATTAATCCCTACAACTGGTTGCTGGCTACCTTCTGAAGTATTCCAAACGTACATTTACACCTGAGAAGATAGGAGCTACAGTAATCAACCATTTTTCCAGAAGAAAAGACACTGGAGAGggacaaagaaaaacaaaacaaactcaaaagagaaggaaACATTTTGACCACTTAAAAATGGCATCCAACTTCTCTTGATTTACCCAGAGATCAGCATAATAAAGAAAAACCATTTTatgtaaagaagaagaaagaatggtGATCTGGGCATGAGCGTCAAACATGATAATCAAGTAAAGAACCGAACAACCATTTCCTGAGTTTCTGAAACCTACTCTATAGTATTCATGACTGCAGTTTTCCAAAGTTGCCAGGTCCAAAAAGGGTGCAGGTCTAATGCCAAGTCATGTGGTCTGAGTTTCATTACATGGAGATAAATGGCACAGATTTGTGaaattttatttatcattttgaTAGAAATAAATTCGCAAAATTTCATTTTCCCACTGGAACCACAAAATAACCACAAAGTAGGAGAAAGATTAAGAATATATGGACTGAGAGAATCAAATCAGTAAGTCTGTGATTGTGTTCCAGATACTATGATTAAAATGTTCTTACATTGAACTTTTTTTAATCAAGCAGAACAAAAAATGGACTTTTGTTTTCATAATTTTAAATTGAACGAATAACATGCCCACGGATAATCATTCAACCATATTGGGGAAGCTGTTCAGAGTCATCACTAGCATGAACTGACAGAAAACATAGATGTCTAAATATGACCATCCAAACCGATCCCACTatgaaactattttgaactaCAAAGTGAAACATAGCTTTGGACTGAATACAGGCAGGTTAAATGCCACTAAGAACATTCACAAACAGAGACATCTGCACGATTTTTtcgcattaaaaaaaaaaaaaaaaaaaagggcaggcCAGTCATTTTTAGCAACAGAGACATCTGCACAATTTTgtagcttctttttttcttttgttctgtTTTTATAGGTAAGATAAATAATAGCTTTTGTTAACATTCTAACTTATTTATTTCCAGTTTCTGCTTATTGCTTCCAAGTATTATCACGGAggttttttcttcattcttgttTGCAGATGCgtcttttacaaaaaataaaataaaattcaggtATTGAATCTATTCACTTAGGAAAATTGATGGGAAACTGCTGGTTTCGAgcgaaaggaaaaaataaaaaaataaatagtgTAGCAACCCATGGATGTCATTTGACATGGGACTTCAGCTGGTCAAGGTTTATGTTAGCTTCAGCATGATAGATTGCATGCCTATTCTTATGGGCTCAAATAACTATATCCAACAATGGATgacaattttaaaatattatatatttgtttgtttgaaagataaaaaaatattagatATCTCTACAAACATTTAAATCTATTTGAACCTTAATATAAAGAGAACACTCAGTTGCAGTCATTTACCATTACTAGGGATGACAGACACCAGAAAGGGGCAGGTCATCACATCTCCAGCCTATGTGCCAAGTTGGCACGTGCGAAAAGACGCATGTGTTGAGCCTACGTTTGGGTCATGCATGGGTAGGCTAGGTAAAAGGGACCCACATTGTTGAGACTATGCACAAAACCctgtttatggggcccaccgtaatctgTGTgcaacatccactctgtccatgatTTTTGCCAGCTTATGTTTGGACCAAGATATTCCAAACCGGTTATGTAATGTGGTAACTATTTCATGTTACAGggtcgtaacagctgttatgtaAAAATTGACTTGtaacagccccgtaatggtcCTATAACAGCCGCAATGGCCCTATAACAGTCAATTGTGGGGCCAAAATaggtttattaaaaaaatatatccgTGATGGCCATTACAGGGGCCATAATGGCTGTGATGGCCCTATTGTaacggccaccgttactgttatggaatGCCTTGGTTAGGATGAAGGccctaaaatcaggctgatctacaAAACAACTTGTTCACACCACAGGAACAACAAGAATCAGGACACCCACCATTCAACACTTCCAAGGGCCCACATTACATGCCATACAAACCACTCCTAAAGTAATTTCCCAGCAGGATGAAGGGAAGAAGAAAACATCAGCCTGATCAAGAACTTCGATTGGCCCAAGAATGCGTAAATGGTAGGCATCCTCATCCCATTTttacctatggtatggcctgcatgATTTCTGAACCACGCTGATTTTTTGAATAACATCATAACATCAACATGTAGACATATGGATGGAGCCCCTAGAGCTTTCTGTAGCACAGTCTCTCTATGACACTTCATTGTATGAAGTGAGAGGCAGAGGAAGGCAGGGCTGTTGAAGACTTTCATTCTGCCTCTGTTGTGACTCATGACCCACCACCTGACAGAGGGTCAGTCATTATACCAAAATAACTCTTCATTGGTGATCGCAACCtctgatttttagattttaaggagAGCCATTGGAATTTTActttcattgttctaaattcatttacAGATAGACTCAAAATCATTCATTCATATTAAGTTTCTTATAGTCATTGGCGTAGTCAGTTCCAATGATCAGAGCACTTACCATGTGGGCCTACTGGGAACAACAGACACTAGATCCTGAGTTGGGGTAGAGAAATTGTAACCCATTTCTCTAACTCCCATATGGCAATGGACGGTAGATCTACAAGCAGGGAGTTGTATCATCATGGCGGCATGTGTAGGATTTGGAACCTTCCATCACAAAATTCCTACTCCTTGCATTTCCATTTTGGGGCTGTTTGATATTTTCAATGTAAAATTCCTATTTTTACATATGTATCCTCATTCCCCATGATGATCTGTAAGCCTCCATCTTTTGCATTAAACAGTTTGCAACAGTGTGGGTACCAGAGATAACGGTGTCTCTCCACTTGTATTCACAGTTACGTATTTAACGAGTTAAAGGTCTACATGAACCTAGAAACTTTTTTGGGTTTCCCATGACAAAGAATCTTCTCAAGCATCAAACTAAAAACAGCGAGCTGAACATGGCTGAATGACCCCTTGTACTTTCCTGACATCTACTTACACATCAATGCATACTCACCTAGATAAGCAGTGGAAATTGAGGACCAACTTCCATGAAAGAAATCAACAAGCAAATCTACATCTTTCTGCAAGAACTGAAGCATCCACAAATTTAAAGATGAGCTTTCAGGAAGAACAACAGGAAAAGTAATTAACATATAATGTTCCAATACTTCCCATGACACATGCCCTTATCATAACTGGGATTTCCAAGCAGAATTACATCCTTATACTTCTATGAAACCTCCCAGTAGCATGAATCCCATGGAACCTTATAGGAAGTTAGGAATTTGGCTGTTTACACCAGAGTAGACCAATACCTAACATTCAATGTGGAACTGGTTGAAAATTAAAAAGAGGTAGCCACGTTGAAAGATATACAAGCAAGAAATCTAATTCACTTGATCAAAGCAGGTGAATGCTAGTCATCCAATGTTTGTTATGGAGCAACGGGAATCAGGATCCTTTCTTTGGATTAGGTGAACAGTTTTTCCTGCTTCCAACTCGTATCATAATGCACTGCCTTCAATTTATTGATCTAGCTTTTGTGGACTCCCTAGCTAGCGAGGGGGTCCTTCTCTCTTCTCTGTCTTAGGATTCTTATCCATGCCTTGGTGGACCTTTGTAGCTTTTCGCCCATCAAACATttctaatgattttgcttgttaTCGAAAAAAAGCTAAAACGAAAATCATTGCTCTAGTTTTACTTGTTCTACACAACAAAATAAATATATTGTCAGGATTCTTCCTAGCCATTTTAA from Magnolia sinica isolate HGM2019 chromosome 17, MsV1, whole genome shotgun sequence encodes the following:
- the LOC131231371 gene encoding mitochondrial zinc maintenance protein 1, mitochondrial; this encodes MRGAAALGAYRELLKATRKSFAGDSVMLTQSALEIRKKFEENRSVSSELEIQRLVEEAREASQFISTMIVQAKLNERGGYEVKPSKDHVGATLEIPSEESLPKAAS